The following are encoded in a window of Microbacterium sp. LWO13-1.2 genomic DNA:
- the greA gene encoding transcription elongation factor GreA, with protein MSIDAQVPFLTQEAYDRLVAELEHLSTTGREEIAKRIEAAREEGDLKENGGYHAAKDEQGKQEARIRTLQGLLKTAKVGEAPASRGIVEPGTVVTANVAGGEEVFLLGSREIAAGSDLDVYSEASPLGQAILGLKVGEKSSYEAPNGKSIAVEIVNVETYTG; from the coding sequence ATGTCCATCGACGCTCAGGTTCCCTTCCTCACGCAGGAAGCGTATGACCGGCTCGTCGCCGAGCTGGAGCACTTGTCCACCACCGGGCGCGAGGAGATCGCGAAGCGCATCGAAGCGGCCCGCGAAGAGGGCGACCTCAAGGAGAACGGCGGCTACCACGCCGCCAAGGACGAGCAGGGAAAGCAGGAGGCGCGCATCCGCACCCTGCAGGGTCTGCTGAAGACGGCCAAGGTCGGCGAGGCACCGGCCAGCCGCGGCATCGTCGAGCCCGGAACCGTCGTCACCGCGAACGTGGCCGGCGGCGAAGAGGTGTTCCTCCTCGGCAGCCGTGAGATCGCTGCGGGCAGCGACCTCGACGTCTACAGCGAGGCCAGCCCGCTCGGACAGGCCATCCTCGGTCTCAAGGTCGGCGAGAAGTCCTCCTACGAGGCCCCGAACGGCAAGTCGATCGCCGTCGAGATCGTCAACGTGGAGACGTACACCGGCTGA
- a CDS encoding hemolysin III family protein, whose translation MAEAQHDAQAEIRPTWRGWIHAGTFPVAIIAGIVLIALAQGAPAKWSAAVFMATSLLLFGNSALYHRFDWGPKTKAVLKRIDHANILLLIAGTYTPIATLALPPEKGGLLLILVWSGALLGILFRVFWINAPRWLYVALYLVLGWAAVMYMADLLYANATMMVLVVIGGLLYTGGAIVYAMKKPNPWPGHFGFHEIFHVCTVLAFLCHWFACLLIALDPLAPSLGLPGAGG comes from the coding sequence ATGGCGGAAGCGCAGCATGATGCGCAGGCCGAGATCAGGCCGACCTGGCGCGGATGGATCCATGCGGGCACCTTCCCGGTCGCGATCATCGCCGGTATCGTCCTCATCGCTCTCGCGCAGGGGGCTCCGGCGAAGTGGTCCGCTGCCGTGTTCATGGCGACGTCATTGCTGCTGTTCGGCAACTCCGCGCTCTACCACCGGTTCGACTGGGGTCCGAAGACGAAGGCGGTGCTGAAGAGGATCGATCACGCCAACATCCTCCTGCTCATCGCCGGCACCTACACACCGATCGCGACGCTGGCGCTGCCTCCGGAGAAGGGCGGACTGCTGCTGATCCTGGTGTGGTCCGGGGCCCTGCTCGGCATCCTGTTCCGTGTCTTCTGGATCAATGCACCGCGGTGGCTGTACGTCGCGCTCTACCTCGTGCTCGGTTGGGCGGCTGTGATGTACATGGCCGATCTCCTGTACGCGAACGCGACGATGATGGTGCTCGTCGTGATCGGCGGTCTGCTCTACACGGGCGGGGCGATCGTCTACGCGATGAAGAAGCCCAACCCCTGGCCAGGGCACTTCGGCTTCCACGAGATCTTCCACGTGTGCACGGTGCTCGCGTTCCTGTGCCACTGGTTCGCGTGCCTGCTCATCGCGCTGGATCCGCTGGCACCCTCACTCGGCCTGCCCGGCGCCGGAGGCTGA
- a CDS encoding aminotransferase class V-fold PLP-dependent enzyme: protein MSTFDDYLASFGGEPGYLNWAAFGPLAPSVRAEVFADADLLGSGRPSSVALVAERIGQAQELVAALLGADAADVTLQPSSTHGLMQALYGLGGHVIASTGEFPSVSLTLERAAQASSGALTARWITPADMRVTPDALAEALDDDVTALAVSHVDFRTGYRTDLAALREALGPNRLLIVDAVQSFGILDDDYSAADVVVGHGYKWLRAGRGTGFAWFSSRARERIAPVLSGITGTVAEGLFVDELPAPAASAQAYTISSPDHLAAARLAVGLREMHDVGISLIEARLAEQVDAVIEIADRHGIEVRSPRERDARAGIVALAPEEPARMAAALTNAGVVMTARGETVRIAPHAGTDSETFRMLDEAIAAYGNETLISA from the coding sequence GTGAGCACTTTCGACGACTACCTCGCAAGCTTCGGCGGCGAGCCGGGCTACCTCAACTGGGCGGCGTTCGGACCGCTCGCGCCGTCGGTGCGTGCGGAAGTCTTCGCAGATGCGGATCTGCTCGGCAGCGGCCGTCCGTCTTCGGTGGCGCTGGTGGCCGAGCGGATCGGGCAGGCGCAGGAGCTGGTGGCGGCGCTGCTCGGGGCGGATGCCGCGGACGTGACGCTGCAGCCGTCGTCGACGCACGGGCTCATGCAGGCGCTGTACGGACTCGGCGGGCATGTGATCGCCTCGACCGGCGAGTTCCCGAGCGTCAGTCTGACGCTGGAACGCGCAGCGCAAGCCTCTTCCGGGGCACTGACCGCCCGCTGGATCACACCGGCGGACATGCGCGTGACACCGGATGCCCTCGCCGAGGCGCTCGACGACGATGTCACCGCGCTCGCCGTCAGCCACGTCGACTTCCGCACCGGGTACCGCACGGATCTCGCGGCGCTCCGCGAGGCCCTGGGCCCGAACCGTCTGCTCATCGTCGACGCCGTGCAATCCTTCGGCATCCTCGATGACGACTACTCAGCGGCGGACGTCGTGGTCGGACACGGCTACAAGTGGCTTCGCGCCGGCCGCGGCACGGGTTTCGCCTGGTTCTCGTCGCGGGCACGAGAACGCATCGCCCCGGTTCTGAGCGGTATCACCGGCACAGTGGCGGAGGGACTCTTCGTCGATGAGTTGCCGGCCCCGGCGGCATCCGCTCAGGCCTACACGATCAGTTCCCCCGACCACCTCGCTGCGGCGCGCCTCGCGGTCGGCCTCCGCGAGATGCACGATGTCGGCATTTCGCTCATCGAGGCGCGTCTGGCCGAGCAGGTCGACGCGGTGATCGAGATCGCAGACCGTCACGGGATCGAGGTGCGCTCTCCGCGGGAACGCGACGCGCGCGCGGGCATCGTCGCGCTCGCTCCGGAGGAGCCGGCGCGCATGGCGGCGGCGCTCACCAACGCCGGAGTCGTGATGACGGCGCGGGGCGAGACTGTGCGGATCGCGCCGCACGCGGGCACCGACAGCGAGACATTCCGGATGCTCGACGAGGCGATCGCGGCATACGGCAACGAGACGTTAATCAGCGCGTAA
- the ilvA gene encoding threonine ammonia-lyase, with protein sequence MTAVPGLNEFEEAARSLAEMITHTPTLPSRALSDVLGAPVLLKMENLQRTGSFKIRGAAYRLSRLTAEERARGVVAASAGNHAQGVALAAQALGISATIFMPLGVPVPKLLATRGYGADVVLEGETVATSLRLAADFAERTGAVLIHPFDHRDVVIGQGTLGLELLEDAPNVDTIVLGIGGGGLIAGVAAAVKARAAELGREVRIIGVQAENAAAMPPSLEAGHPVDIVTRPTIADGILVARPGAIPFDIIKDLVDEVVTVSDDDLARAILVLLEQAKVVVEPAGAAGVAAILAGKVSATGVTMAVLSGGNIDPLLLQRVVSHGLAASGRYLTLRIPLPDRPGQLARVSELIAEAGANVMEAMHTRHGHGLQISEVILELSVETRGPEHSEHTLDTLRRAGFEPVVVPD encoded by the coding sequence ATGACCGCAGTTCCCGGCCTGAACGAGTTCGAGGAAGCAGCACGCAGCCTTGCCGAGATGATCACCCACACGCCGACGCTGCCCTCCCGGGCGCTGTCGGACGTGCTCGGGGCGCCCGTCCTGCTGAAGATGGAGAACCTGCAGCGGACGGGGTCGTTCAAGATCCGCGGTGCCGCGTACCGGCTCTCCCGGCTCACCGCAGAGGAACGCGCACGCGGCGTGGTGGCGGCATCCGCAGGCAACCACGCGCAGGGTGTCGCTCTCGCCGCCCAGGCGCTCGGCATCTCGGCCACGATCTTCATGCCGCTCGGCGTGCCGGTGCCCAAGCTCCTCGCCACCCGCGGTTACGGGGCGGACGTCGTTCTCGAGGGTGAGACCGTGGCGACGTCGCTGCGCCTGGCGGCCGATTTCGCCGAGCGCACCGGGGCCGTCCTCATCCACCCCTTCGATCACCGCGACGTGGTGATCGGCCAGGGGACGCTCGGCCTCGAACTCCTCGAAGACGCACCGAACGTCGACACCATCGTCCTCGGCATCGGCGGCGGCGGCCTCATCGCCGGCGTGGCAGCCGCGGTCAAGGCGCGTGCGGCCGAGCTCGGGCGGGAAGTGCGGATCATCGGCGTTCAGGCCGAGAATGCGGCCGCGATGCCGCCTTCGCTCGAGGCTGGACACCCGGTCGACATCGTGACCCGCCCGACCATCGCGGACGGCATCCTCGTGGCGCGTCCTGGCGCCATCCCGTTCGACATCATCAAGGATCTGGTCGACGAGGTCGTCACCGTCTCGGACGACGATCTGGCGCGCGCCATCCTCGTGCTCCTCGAGCAGGCGAAGGTCGTCGTCGAGCCCGCCGGCGCCGCGGGAGTCGCTGCGATCCTGGCCGGCAAGGTATCCGCGACCGGTGTGACCATGGCCGTGCTCTCCGGCGGCAACATCGACCCGCTGCTCCTGCAGCGCGTCGTGTCGCACGGACTGGCGGCATCCGGCCGTTACCTCACGCTCCGCATCCCCCTTCCCGACCGCCCCGGCCAGCTGGCCCGCGTGTCCGAGCTCATCGCCGAGGCAGGGGCCAACGTCATGGAGGCCATGCACACCAGGCACGGGCACGGCCTGCAGATCAGCGAGGTCATCCTCGAGCTCAGCGTCGAGACGCGCGGACCCGAGCACTCCGAGCACACGTTGGACACGCTGCGCCGCGCCGGTTTCGAACCGGTCGTGGTTCCGGACTGA
- a CDS encoding crosslink repair DNA glycosylase YcaQ family protein, with amino-acid sequence MTETLNSAQARRIALAAQGFTRSRPSSVASRHVHRVMDRLGVLQIDSVNVFARSHYLPLFSRLGSYDPALLDRVFLSRTTHYVEYLAHEATFIPVEDWPLWQFRMDDFRRRWSSEDSWVSANARTLSWVQDELRVRGPLRPADLRADAPRERGTWWDWDDVKLALEHMWRTGDVAISGRRGFERTYALAEQVIPDRIRSQEVSRADAIRELVRRAAQSSGVATQADLADYYRLRDRAAVTAAIADLVDTGELMPVSVRGWERGGRPLPAWRHRDAVLPRRVDAAAVLTPFDPVVWFRDRALRVFELDYRIEIYVPADKRRYGYYSLPVLVGDRIVARVDLKADRAASALRVQSAWWEPQARPEDAVPIAAELALAASWQGLEHVSVSGWGDAADSVYQALQALGGAPVTRHVHPRETAS; translated from the coding sequence GTGACCGAGACCCTCAACTCCGCGCAGGCGCGCCGGATCGCGCTGGCCGCTCAGGGATTCACGCGATCGCGCCCGTCATCGGTCGCATCGCGTCATGTGCATCGCGTGATGGACCGCCTCGGAGTGCTGCAGATCGACTCGGTGAACGTCTTCGCACGCTCCCACTACCTGCCGCTGTTCTCCCGCCTCGGGTCCTACGATCCGGCTCTGCTCGACCGGGTCTTCCTCTCGCGCACCACGCATTATGTCGAGTACCTTGCTCACGAGGCCACCTTCATCCCCGTCGAGGACTGGCCGCTCTGGCAGTTCCGGATGGATGACTTCCGCCGGCGCTGGTCGAGTGAGGACTCCTGGGTGAGCGCCAACGCACGGACACTGAGCTGGGTGCAGGACGAGCTTCGCGTCCGCGGTCCGCTGCGCCCGGCCGATCTCCGTGCTGATGCACCGCGTGAGCGCGGCACCTGGTGGGACTGGGATGACGTCAAGCTCGCGCTGGAGCACATGTGGCGCACCGGTGATGTCGCGATCAGCGGACGCCGCGGATTCGAGCGCACATACGCCCTCGCCGAGCAGGTGATCCCCGACCGCATCCGATCGCAGGAGGTCTCGCGTGCCGACGCGATCCGCGAGCTTGTGCGGCGTGCGGCGCAGTCGTCGGGAGTCGCCACCCAGGCCGACCTCGCGGACTATTACCGACTGCGCGATCGCGCCGCGGTGACAGCCGCGATCGCCGACCTCGTCGACACCGGCGAACTCATGCCGGTCAGCGTGCGGGGGTGGGAGCGGGGCGGTCGCCCGCTTCCTGCCTGGCGGCACCGCGATGCCGTGCTCCCCCGGCGGGTGGATGCCGCTGCGGTGCTCACTCCCTTCGATCCGGTGGTGTGGTTCCGCGATCGCGCGCTGCGCGTCTTCGAGCTCGATTACCGGATCGAGATCTATGTGCCGGCGGACAAGCGCCGATACGGCTACTACTCGCTTCCCGTCCTCGTCGGCGATCGGATCGTGGCTCGCGTCGACCTCAAGGCCGATCGCGCCGCCTCAGCGCTGCGCGTGCAGTCCGCGTGGTGGGAGCCGCAGGCCCGCCCGGAGGACGCGGTACCGATCGCCGCCGAGCTCGCGCTGGCGGCCTCCTGGCAGGGACTGGAGCATGTCTCGGTCTCGGGCTGGGGTGACGCCGCCGACAGCGTGTATCAGGCGCTTCAGGCCCTCGGTGGAGCGCCGGTGACCCGGCACGTGCACCCACGGGAGACCGCCTCATGA
- a CDS encoding AI-2E family transporter, with product MSDPLRPRLRDLFRPRPISTERTVTTEADEAVPYGLRVGAGYAWRLLILAAAIGVFIWLVITLKYLVIPLMVGILITALLWPAFEWMLRRRFPRWLAVALASLGTLAIVTGLMWLVVWQIRVELPEVQTSTAQSIENFQTWLREGPLQLSGDQIADYLAQAQVLLEEQGQALLSGALAVGSTLGHVVTGALLSLFVLVCLLADGGGIWQWTVKIFPRNAQPAIDGAARNGWKTVVNYARTQLFVATIDAIGIGLGAFLLQVPLALPVAVLVFLGSFIPIVGAVATGAIAVFLALVYNGPWIALWMLVVVLGVQQVEGHILQPILMGSAVKVHPLAVVLVVAGGAMIGGIPGALFAVPLAAFVNVVAVTLTSGSWRTGDVPQGDLIWSTVPRQRRRSNR from the coding sequence ATGAGCGATCCGTTGCGACCGAGACTGAGAGACCTCTTCCGCCCGCGCCCGATCTCGACGGAGCGCACGGTGACGACCGAAGCCGACGAGGCCGTCCCATACGGGCTGCGCGTCGGGGCCGGGTATGCCTGGCGGCTGCTGATACTCGCCGCCGCGATCGGCGTCTTCATCTGGCTCGTCATCACGCTCAAGTACCTCGTGATCCCGCTCATGGTGGGGATCCTGATCACCGCTCTGCTCTGGCCGGCGTTCGAATGGATGCTCCGCCGACGGTTCCCGCGCTGGCTGGCCGTCGCCCTGGCGAGCCTCGGCACGCTGGCGATCGTCACGGGTCTGATGTGGCTCGTCGTCTGGCAGATCCGAGTGGAGCTCCCCGAAGTCCAGACGAGTACCGCTCAGTCGATCGAGAACTTCCAGACCTGGCTGCGCGAAGGACCGCTGCAGCTGTCCGGCGATCAGATCGCCGACTACCTCGCTCAGGCTCAGGTTCTGCTCGAGGAGCAGGGGCAGGCGCTGTTGTCAGGGGCGCTCGCCGTTGGGTCCACTCTGGGGCACGTCGTCACCGGCGCGCTGCTGTCCTTGTTCGTGCTGGTCTGCCTCCTCGCCGACGGCGGAGGCATCTGGCAATGGACGGTCAAGATCTTCCCGCGCAACGCCCAGCCCGCCATCGACGGGGCTGCGCGCAACGGTTGGAAGACCGTCGTCAACTACGCCAGGACTCAGCTGTTCGTGGCCACGATCGACGCGATCGGGATCGGACTGGGAGCCTTCCTGCTGCAGGTGCCGCTGGCGCTGCCGGTCGCCGTCCTGGTCTTCCTCGGATCGTTCATCCCGATCGTCGGAGCCGTCGCCACCGGTGCCATCGCGGTCTTCCTCGCGCTGGTTTACAACGGTCCGTGGATCGCGCTCTGGATGCTCGTGGTCGTCCTCGGCGTGCAGCAGGTCGAAGGACACATCCTGCAACCGATCCTGATGGGATCCGCCGTGAAGGTGCATCCGCTCGCCGTCGTCCTCGTGGTCGCCGGCGGTGCGATGATCGGCGGGATCCCCGGCGCCCTCTTCGCGGTGCCGCTCGCGGCATTCGTCAACGTCGTGGCCGTGACATTGACGTCCGGCTCTTGGCGAACCGGCGACGTCCCGCAGGGTGACCTGATCTGGAGCACAGTGCCGCGACAGCGGCGGAGGAGCAATCGATGA
- a CDS encoding D-arabinono-1,4-lactone oxidase, with protein sequence MTRIGGTWQNWARTAQITPLRIERPRTPEGVQRAVQAAVSQGLTVKAVGAGHSFTGIAAAPGVLLELDDMQGVVKADAATGRVTLLAGTRLHRVPRLLAAHGLAMENLGDIDRQSIAGAISTGTHGTGAAFGGLATQVVGVTMVTATGEFLRIDDTQNAEMLPAVALGLGALGIIVEVTLQCVPAFVLHAIDQPVPLEDVLSTLDDHVAASDHFEFYWFPHTDVALTKRQTRMPESTVRHPLPVVGKWIDETLLSNGVYRVVCAAGKAVPAITPPFSRLAVKLTGNREYTDRSHRVLTQNRTVRFREMEYALPAENVVPAFRAVQELISSHGWRIEFPVEVRFAAEDDRWLSTAHGRATGYIAVHRYWRAGHTEYFGAVEKIMLEHGGRPHWGKLHSLDAAQLRERYPRFDDFVELRDRLDPERRFSNRYLERVLGD encoded by the coding sequence GTGACGAGAATCGGCGGCACCTGGCAGAACTGGGCACGCACCGCGCAGATCACTCCGCTCCGCATCGAACGGCCGCGCACTCCGGAGGGCGTGCAGCGCGCGGTCCAGGCCGCGGTGTCGCAGGGGCTCACCGTGAAAGCAGTCGGCGCCGGACACAGCTTCACCGGCATCGCGGCGGCGCCCGGCGTGCTGCTCGAGCTCGACGACATGCAGGGTGTGGTGAAGGCGGATGCCGCCACCGGCCGCGTCACGCTGCTCGCGGGTACACGTCTGCACCGGGTACCCCGTCTGCTCGCCGCACACGGCCTCGCGATGGAGAATCTCGGCGACATCGACCGGCAATCGATCGCAGGAGCGATCTCGACCGGAACGCACGGCACCGGTGCCGCATTCGGCGGACTCGCCACCCAGGTCGTCGGCGTCACGATGGTCACCGCGACGGGGGAGTTCTTGCGGATCGACGACACGCAGAACGCCGAGATGCTGCCGGCTGTCGCCCTCGGGCTCGGAGCGCTCGGCATCATCGTCGAGGTGACGCTGCAGTGCGTGCCGGCTTTCGTCCTGCACGCGATCGACCAGCCCGTTCCCCTGGAGGACGTGTTGTCGACGCTCGACGACCATGTCGCGGCATCCGATCACTTCGAGTTCTACTGGTTCCCGCACACCGACGTCGCCCTGACGAAGCGGCAGACGCGGATGCCGGAGTCGACGGTGCGTCATCCGCTTCCGGTCGTCGGCAAGTGGATCGACGAGACGCTGCTCTCCAACGGCGTCTACCGCGTCGTCTGCGCCGCGGGGAAGGCGGTTCCGGCGATCACGCCGCCGTTCAGCCGTCTCGCCGTGAAGCTCACCGGCAATCGCGAGTACACCGACCGGTCGCATCGAGTGCTGACGCAGAACCGAACCGTGCGCTTCCGCGAGATGGAGTACGCCCTGCCGGCCGAGAACGTCGTCCCGGCGTTCCGCGCAGTGCAGGAGCTGATCTCGTCGCACGGATGGCGCATCGAGTTCCCTGTGGAGGTGCGATTCGCTGCCGAGGACGACCGCTGGCTCTCCACCGCGCATGGACGTGCCACCGGATACATCGCCGTGCACCGCTACTGGCGCGCCGGACACACCGAGTATTTCGGCGCCGTCGAGAAGATCATGCTCGAGCACGGTGGGCGGCCGCACTGGGGCAAACTTCACTCCCTCGACGCCGCGCAACTGCGAGAGCGCTATCCGCGGTTCGACGATTTCGTCGAACTTCGGGACCGCCTGGACCCCGAGCGCCGCTTCAGCAATCGGTACCTCGAGCGCGTGCTCGGCGACTGA
- a CDS encoding DUF4307 domain-containing protein — MTTARELDERYGRTRRRRMPWIVGGAIAVLAVGALSWSTVSQSMSSVDADDLGFDLVDAHRVDLRFQISGVQGKDVVCVLEALDEEFGVVGWKVVEIPAGEGHTRSLSETIPTVAAATTGLVNTCWVA, encoded by the coding sequence GTGACGACCGCACGAGAGCTCGACGAACGCTATGGCCGCACCCGTCGGCGGCGGATGCCGTGGATCGTCGGCGGTGCCATCGCCGTGCTCGCTGTCGGTGCGCTCAGCTGGTCGACGGTGAGCCAGTCGATGAGCTCGGTCGATGCCGACGATCTGGGCTTCGATCTCGTCGACGCGCACCGCGTAGACCTGCGATTCCAGATCAGCGGTGTACAGGGCAAGGACGTGGTCTGCGTCCTGGAGGCCCTCGACGAGGAGTTCGGCGTGGTGGGCTGGAAAGTGGTCGAGATCCCGGCCGGCGAGGGCCATACGCGGAGCCTTTCCGAGACCATCCCCACCGTCGCGGCGGCCACCACAGGTTTGGTGAACACCTGCTGGGTCGCTTAG
- a CDS encoding LemA family protein, with protein sequence MEWLVPVLIIVGVILLIGIYLWATYNSLVQLKIRVDEAWSGITVQLKRRADLIPNLIETVKGYASHEKAVFENVTRARAETLSAESPGAAGIAEGHLQQALRSLFAVAEAYPQLQASQNFLQVQQALVDTEDKIQAARRFYNGGVRELNTKIKVFPNNLFARGLGFTEREFFEVADASAISEPPRVQF encoded by the coding sequence ATGGAGTGGCTCGTGCCGGTACTGATCATCGTCGGAGTGATTCTGCTCATCGGAATCTACCTCTGGGCCACCTACAACTCGCTGGTGCAACTCAAGATCCGGGTCGATGAGGCGTGGAGCGGCATCACCGTCCAGCTCAAGCGACGAGCCGACCTCATCCCGAACCTCATCGAGACGGTGAAGGGCTACGCTTCACACGAGAAGGCGGTCTTCGAGAACGTCACCCGCGCACGCGCGGAAACACTGTCCGCCGAGAGCCCCGGCGCTGCCGGTATCGCCGAGGGACATCTGCAGCAGGCGCTGCGCAGCCTGTTCGCCGTGGCCGAGGCCTATCCGCAGCTGCAGGCGAGTCAGAACTTCCTCCAGGTGCAGCAGGCCCTCGTCGACACCGAAGACAAGATCCAGGCGGCCCGACGTTTCTACAACGGCGGGGTGCGCGAGCTGAACACCAAGATCAAGGTGTTCCCGAACAACCTCTTCGCCCGCGGCCTGGGCTTCACTGAGCGTGAATTCTTCGAGGTCGCCGATGCCAGCGCGATCTCCGAGCCGCCGCGCGTGCAGTTCTAG
- a CDS encoding alanine racemase, whose product MLDLTAELSPPVDARLSVAPEWQDAARYWPRLSDATAHLPAPVAVIDLDALRYNAMDLLVRSGGLPIRVASKSVRVRAVLDAVLQLPGFRGILAFTLAEALWLSETHDDIVLGYPTVDRPSLERLVADETAVRRITLMVDDPSQLDFIDNVAAPGQRPEIRVAIDADASLRSAALGHIGVRRSALFSAGEVAAFAREIVRRPGFRLVGLQMYEAQIAGQGDDAGADAPLIRMVQARSRTELRERRAAIATALAEITPLEFLNGGGTGSLEFTGSDESLTEASAGSGLLGGHLFDGYRSFRPAPASAFAFDVVRRPTRDIATVLGGGWIASGPALASRQPLPVWPQGLRTLPREAAGEVQTPLQGRSAAQLQLGDRVWFRHAKSGEPAERIDRYHLVSGTEVIDELPTYRGEGKAFL is encoded by the coding sequence GTGCTCGACCTCACCGCCGAACTGAGCCCCCCAGTTGATGCGCGACTTTCCGTCGCCCCGGAGTGGCAGGATGCTGCGCGGTACTGGCCGCGGCTCTCCGATGCGACCGCCCACCTACCCGCTCCGGTGGCGGTGATCGATCTCGACGCGTTGCGATACAACGCGATGGACCTTCTCGTGCGTTCCGGCGGCCTCCCGATCCGGGTGGCTTCGAAGTCGGTGCGTGTGCGCGCCGTGCTCGACGCCGTGCTGCAGCTCCCGGGGTTCCGGGGCATTCTGGCGTTCACGCTCGCTGAGGCGTTGTGGCTGTCCGAGACGCACGACGACATCGTTCTCGGCTACCCGACCGTCGACCGACCGAGTCTGGAGCGGCTCGTAGCCGACGAGACTGCGGTGCGGCGGATCACGCTGATGGTCGACGATCCGTCTCAGCTGGACTTCATCGACAACGTCGCCGCCCCCGGGCAGCGCCCCGAGATCCGGGTCGCGATCGATGCGGATGCGTCGCTCCGTTCCGCTGCGCTGGGACACATCGGCGTGCGTCGTTCTGCGCTGTTCAGCGCCGGCGAGGTCGCGGCCTTCGCCAGGGAGATCGTTCGACGGCCGGGCTTCCGGCTCGTGGGTCTGCAGATGTACGAGGCGCAGATCGCCGGCCAAGGCGACGATGCCGGCGCGGACGCGCCGCTGATCCGGATGGTGCAGGCCCGCTCGCGCACCGAGTTGCGCGAGCGCAGGGCGGCGATCGCGACCGCTCTCGCCGAGATCACGCCCCTGGAGTTCCTCAACGGCGGCGGCACGGGTTCGCTCGAATTCACCGGGAGCGACGAGTCGCTCACGGAGGCGAGCGCCGGCAGCGGCCTGCTCGGCGGTCACCTCTTCGACGGTTACCGCTCCTTCCGCCCGGCCCCGGCGTCGGCCTTCGCTTTCGACGTGGTCCGTCGCCCGACCCGCGACATCGCGACCGTGCTCGGCGGTGGATGGATCGCCTCGGGACCGGCCCTCGCCTCGCGCCAGCCCCTGCCGGTCTGGCCGCAGGGGCTCCGGACGCTTCCCCGCGAGGCGGCCGGAGAGGTGCAGACACCGCTGCAAGGGCGCTCGGCAGCCCAGCTGCAGCTCGGTGACCGGGTGTGGTTCCGGCACGCGAAGAGCGGTGAGCCCGCGGAGCGGATCGATCGCTACCATCTCGTCTCGGGCACGGAAGTCATCGACGAGTTGCCGACGTACCGCGGTGAGGGGAAGGCGTTCCTGTGA
- a CDS encoding isoprenyl transferase, with the protein MSRDSQGRGPLYRLYSNRLRRHLDPASVPHHVAMMIDGNRRWARQLGYDSAAEGHRAGAAKMREFLGWCDELGVRVVSLYLLSSDNLRKRDSAELDDLIEIIAELAEALSREGNWRVKHVGRADILPPELARVLADAEARTRTHTGLHVNLAVGYGGRNEIVDAVRSIIAAHEASGGTLEDLAAHLTPEMIGEHLYTGGQPDPDLVIRTSGEQRLSDFLLWQSAHSEFYFVEALGPDLRQVDFLRAIRDYSDRDRRFGR; encoded by the coding sequence ATTTCACGCGACAGCCAGGGGCGAGGGCCGCTGTACCGGCTCTACAGCAACCGGCTGCGTCGACACCTCGATCCGGCATCCGTTCCGCACCACGTCGCGATGATGATCGACGGCAATCGTCGATGGGCCCGCCAACTCGGCTATGACAGCGCCGCAGAGGGGCATCGAGCCGGAGCAGCGAAGATGCGCGAGTTCCTCGGGTGGTGCGATGAGCTGGGCGTGCGCGTGGTGTCGCTGTACCTGCTTTCCAGCGACAACCTGCGCAAACGCGACTCGGCGGAACTCGACGACCTCATCGAGATCATCGCGGAACTGGCAGAAGCGCTGTCGCGAGAAGGCAACTGGCGGGTCAAGCACGTCGGCAGGGCCGACATCCTTCCGCCGGAGCTCGCGCGCGTGCTCGCCGATGCCGAGGCCCGGACCCGCACGCACACCGGACTCCACGTGAACCTCGCCGTCGGCTACGGCGGACGCAACGAGATCGTCGACGCCGTGCGCAGCATCATCGCCGCGCACGAGGCATCCGGCGGCACCCTGGAAGACCTCGCCGCACACCTCACCCCCGAGATGATCGGCGAGCATCTGTACACCGGCGGACAGCCCGATCCCGACCTCGTGATCCGCACCAGCGGGGAGCAGCGACTCAGCGATTTTCTGCTCTGGCAGAGCGCGCACAGCGAGTTCTACTTCGTTGAGGCGCTGGGCCCGGATCTCCGCCAGGTCGACTTCCTGCGTGCGATCAGGGACTACAGCGACCGCGATCGCCGCTTCGGGCGCTGA